The sequence GAGAGGTTGTCGCAGTCCAGCGCGACGATGATCTGACGGGTCGGCTCCATGACGCCATTGTGATCTCACGGCGTCGACCGCTTCACACCGCCCTATTCTCACTGCCCTGCACCACCCCGGAACAGGACCTCGGCGACACCGTGAACGTTTCCGGTCGCAGCACTAGCCAGGGCGAGCGCCTGACAGCCCGATGTGTCACACCCCTCCGCCATGCTCTTCGACATGAACGAGAACGCCTTCTGGCAGCTCATCGAAGCGTGTAGCCCCGCTGTCCCCGACCCCGAGGGCGATGAGCTCGCCGCTGTCCTGACCGCCCGCCTGACGAACGGCCCTGTATCTGACGTGGTCGGCTTCGCCGAGCAGCTTTCCTGGGCCCTGTACAGGCTGGACCGCAAGGAATACGGCGATGGCCTGTCGAGCGATCAGTTCCTCTACACCCGGGCTGCGGTCGTCGCGGCCGGCCGTGAGGAATTCGAGCGCGTACTTCGAGACCCAGAGCGGTTCATGCCGTACGTCAGCGACCTCGTCTGGGCCGAAGCCCTGCTCTACGTGCCCGACAACGCATACAAGCACCTCACCGGAGACGAATGGGACCGCAGCACCCGCTACAGCTACGAGTCCTACTCCAACACAGCTGGGTGGATCGCCGCATAGGCGCGAAGAGGCCCGTACGGCCGACCTGTTGTCGTGGTTGGTATTCAGAGCAGGTGCTGATTGGAGGTCTGCGCGGATTTCGTGTACTCGGGCATCGTCACGACTGTTACGCCCTTGGCTTCGAGTGCCTTAGTTCCGTTTGCGTTGGAGACGAAGGTGTCTGGTTCGGTCCAGGCCGTTACTACGCGGCGCAATCCGGATTCCGCGATGAGCTGGGCGCACGGGTGGGTGCGGGAGGCTCGTTTGGCGCAGGGTTCCAGGGAGCTGTAGATCGTGGCTGTGGTGAGGCGGGAGTCCTGGGGTGGCAGTTTGGCCAGGGCCGCTTCTTCGGCGTGGTCGTGGGGGTCGGATTCACGGGAGTAGCCGTCGGAGAGTTCGGTTCCGTCTGCGGCGACGACTACCGCGCCCACGCTGAACGCGGTTTCCGAGGGTGGGCACAGGGTGGCCAGCTCACAGGCGCGGGCGAGCCATCTGCCGTCGGCGGCGTTCGGCTCGCGGCCTGTGCCCGGCGCGTCGGGTGAGGGGGGCGTCGTACTCATCGTGACTCCGTCGAGGTGTCCTTGGGGGCGTACCTCAGGAGTACCACGTCGTCGATCTGGCGCGTCTCCAGCAGCCGCAGGCGCGCGGCGGGGCCGCCCGGGTAGGCAGCCGGACCGAGCATGCGTACCGCGTCCGGCTGGCCGACGAGCAGCGGGGCGACCACGAGTTGCAGTTCGTCCGCCAGGCCCGCCGAAAGGAGTTGGGTGTGGATGGTCCCGCCGCCCTCCACCATGAGCCGCTTGACGCCGTACACATCTCCTAGGGCATCGAGAGCAGCCGGCCACACGGACTCGGTGGGGACAGTGTGGACCGTCGCCAGGTCACCGAGGTTGGCGCGGGCCTTTCTGGTGGCCGCCTCGCCGGCGGCCAGGACGAGCTTGTCTCCGCCGTGGTGCCAGAACTTCCAGTCCGGGTCGAGGTCTCCCGTGGCGGTGACGGTGACTTTAAGGGGGTACTCCGACTGACCGGAAGCCAGCCGGTCCGCCCTGCGCTGTGCCGAGTTGACCAGCAGGCGCGGGTTGTCGGCGCGCAGTGTCCCGGTGCCGACGAGAATGGCGTCGACGCCGGCGCGTACAGAGTCGACCCGGTCGAAGTCCGCCTTGTTGGACAGCAGGAGCCGGTCCTCGCCCGGACGGGTGTCGAGGTGACCGTCGATCGATACTGCTGCGGAGAGCAGGACGTACGGGCGTGCCATGGGAGTCTCCAGGATTCCTGCGCGGGGTGGCGTCGACGCCGGGACAGCAAGTCCAGGGCGAGACTCCGGGGGCGGGCCCCGGGGTCAGCTTCTGCGGTGCCCGTCTCCCGGCCCAGCGGTGTCACGGATCATCACGGTGAGGACCGGTGAGGCCGGGGACGGCTGGCTTTGGCCTATGTCCTCGTAGCCCCATGATCTGTAGAGCGCGTGCACCCTTCCGTCGCCCGCGGCCCCGTTGACCATGAGTGTCACGTACGGCTCGTCGCGGGTGGTGAGGAGGGCGTCGTGGATGCGGCGGGCGGTGCCGGTCTTGCGCCAGGCCGGGCTGACGCCGATCTCCTTGAGAGCCGTGGCCGGGTGCTCGGTGTACTGCTCTGCGGGAGCGGGGCTCGTGCGCTGCCAGTAGCGGTCGCCGTGCTCGATCGTGTTGCTGTACGCGTAGCCGACCGGTTGGTCGTCCGCGTATGCGAGGACGGCCGTGAACCCCGGTTCGGTGGAGTGCCGGTCGATGCGTTCACCGAACGCGGTGACCGCGTAGTTCGGCAGGTGGAGCAGCGGGGCGCGTACCTCGGCGTACACATCGAGGAGGTCGCCACGGATGATGTCCAAGCTGGTGAAGGTACGCAGCTCGGTGGGGGTTGCGATGGTCATGCGGCCGTACTCCAGGTGGCGGTGTGCTCGGTCCAGGTCTGGACCGTGGTGCTGCGCGGTGCGGTGGCGCGGAGGGCGGCCCCGAATTCCTGAAGCATGCGCGACACGCGGGCGTGGCGGGTGGCGGCATCTGCCGACACGCGCATGGCGGCTTCTGTCGCGGCGTCGGCGGCTCCCTGCGAGAGCAGGGCATGGGCGAGCCGAGTCGTGGTGATGGCGCGGGACCTCACCATGTGGGGCCGGCGCCCGGCCAGACAGCGGTGGGCGTGGTACTCGGCGGTCGGGTAGTCGCCCAGCGCCAGATACGCGGAAAGGGCCAAGGAATCCAGTTCGGCCTGGTCGTAGAAGGCGAGCAGCCAGACCGGCCGGTGATCGGCGGGATCGGCGCGCAGCATGGCGTCCTGCGCCTGCTCGAACGCGCGACGTGTCTCGGTCCTGTTGTGAGCCGTGCCGTGGATGGCTCCTTGGCGGGCCAGACCGAGGGACGCGAACAG is a genomic window of Streptomyces sp. NBC_00708 containing:
- a CDS encoding GNAT family N-acetyltransferase, translating into MTIATPTELRTFTSLDIIRGDLLDVYAEVRAPLLHLPNYAVTAFGERIDRHSTEPGFTAVLAYADDQPVGYAYSNTIEHGDRYWQRTSPAPAEQYTEHPATALKEIGVSPAWRKTGTARRIHDALLTTRDEPYVTLMVNGAAGDGRVHALYRSWGYEDIGQSQPSPASPVLTVMIRDTAGPGDGHRRS
- a CDS encoding DUF4240 domain-containing protein, encoding MNENAFWQLIEACSPAVPDPEGDELAAVLTARLTNGPVSDVVGFAEQLSWALYRLDRKEYGDGLSSDQFLYTRAAVVAAGREEFERVLRDPERFMPYVSDLVWAEALLYVPDNAYKHLTGDEWDRSTRYSYESYSNTAGWIAA